In the genome of Pseudorca crassidens isolate mPseCra1 chromosome 14, mPseCra1.hap1, whole genome shotgun sequence, one region contains:
- the MSGN1 gene encoding mesogenin-1 produces MDSLRETFLSLEDGLDSSDSPGLLSSWDWKDRAGPFELTQASPTQSLSPAPSLESYSSPCPAVAGLSCGRGGANNGGGDDCGGLGTGGLVEVGYDMLAFQPAYLQGAGGPKTPKGTKVRMSVQRRRKASEREKLRMRTLADALHTLRNYLPPVYSQRSQPLTKIQTLKYTIKYIGELTDLLNSGAQST; encoded by the coding sequence ATGGACAGCCTGCGTGAGACCTTCCTCAGCCTCGAAGATGGCTTGGACTCCTCCGACAGCCCTGGCCTGCTGTCCTCCTGGGACTGGAAAGACAGGGCAGGGCCCTTTGAGCTGACCCAGGCCTCTCCCACCCAGAGCCTCTCTCCGGCCCCATCGCTGGAGTCCTATTCTTCTCCTTGTCCGGCTGTGGCTGGGCTGTCCTGTGGGCGTGGAGGTGCCAACAATGGGGGCGGCGATGACTGCGGCGGCCTTGGGACTGGCGGCCTGGTGGAGGTGGGCTATGATATGTTAGCTTTCCAGCCTGCCTATCTGCAGGGTGCTGGTGGCCCCAAAACCCCGAAGGGCACCAAAGTCAGGATGTCTGTTCAGCGGAGACGGAAGGCCAGCGAGAGGGAGAAGCTCCGGATGAGGACCTTGGCCGATGCCCTGCACACCCTCCGGAATTACCTGCCACCTGTCTACAGCCAAAGGAGCCAGCCGCTCACCAAGATCCAGACGCTGAAGTACACCATCAAGTACATCGGAGAACTCACAGACCTTCTCAACAGCGGGGCCCAGAGCACCTGA